A region of the Gadus morhua chromosome 1, gadMor3.0, whole genome shotgun sequence genome:
AGGTAATACAAAAGGTCGCCCTCCCTCTGCCGCTAACGCGACCTTGGGGTGTCGGAGGGTCTGGTGGGGACTTGCCGTGGAGGTGAACTGGCTGTAGAGGCAGGAGACAGGGAAGAGGAGCTGGTGGGCTGGGCTGGTGAGAGAGCTCTGGTGGGCGGCGACGATAACGATGTGCTTGTTGTAGGTGTAACAGATTAAAGAATGACAAATATTTTTGTATccattcattttatattttgtggTTATCGGAGTTTTATTTCACCAAAATCGTGTATTGTTCATGCAGTAGTTTTTAGGTATTGAGAGATTTATTTGCTGTGTAACTGCGCCCTCTATTGGACAGTGGTGGCTATATGTTGGATTTTTGCGTTCCATTCTCAGGTTGCGTTCCACTGGTTTGAGAGAGGTACGTGTCCACATCAGTGCAATGTTAACTTTAACATAAGGCACCCCAGCACTTTGCTAATTTCTCTCCTCCATAGAATCACATCCCATCTCAGCCACTGGTACCTTGAGGCACTTGAAGCaagacagagacatagaaaatgaataaatatataaatattggaCTAATGACTGCCATGGGGCTCTGGACAAGGAATCAACCACTATATTTTCCTTTCCTTTAATATGACCAATGTCCAGAGAGAGTGGAGAAACAAGGACCACCTAAAAGCCTCTGATCAGGACCACCAACGGAATGTGGTCCGTATCAACAAACCCGCCTAGACTTCAAACCACTACAGAGACCAAATCAAAGCTAATGCTATCTTTTCTAATACCGAATAGTTACCAATAGGCAATAATAGGCAATTAATACTCACCGTGTGGCTCTTCTTCTGCACCGTTCATTGAATGTCTaaaatttatttgtatttttatgtttGCAAACCAAAGAAAACCGCAGAGCACCACAGTCTAATATATTTCTTGGAGAAAAAAACTCAGTTCTTTCAATACCGAAGTCATCCTCCAACAGCAATACTCCACCATCACCCACGTGACTGGCTTCGACCGGCTGTAAAATGGTTTATCTAATCATGGGGAGACCaggacagcagcagcaccacaggCCCTCAGTTGATAATCTAGGCAGGGGACCTTGCAGAAGAGGGGTGAAGAACTCTGCACCAATGGACAGATACCAACCAAAAATGCCACCCTAAAAGGTATTGCATTTAATGAATAGTTAATGGTAAAATTGAAAGTGATACCAGTTACTATTGGAGTAGTTACAAGTAACTACAGAATACGTAGCCTGCTTGTAATTAATGAAAAGTGTGAACTCCAACTAAATAAACGAATGGATTCATTAACCTAGTTGGACTTCAACCATCAGTGCTTTAGGTCTACACCAATTAATCACTGAGTTCGCTGGAAGGGATCCTCCCCTGTCCCACACTCATAGAGGTCAGGGTACAAAGAAAAGGGAAAACTAGCAGAAATACTTTAGCCTCTAGGTCTGTCCTTTTACCTGCAATATTTGTCTTTCCAATTTTGatgcaaaaacaacacaaaggtTATTCCTCGACAATCACGgacgcacttgcacacacaaacgcaggctATAAAAGCCTGTCTGCCGCTAGGATCCACATCTGCACATCACAGGAGCTCAGGTTCGTACCTTGATACATCATATATAAGAATCCATCACATATGTCctcctgactgtgtgtgtgtgtgtgtgtgtgtgtgtgtgtgtgtgtgtgtgtgtgtgtgtgtgtgtgtgtgtgtgtgtgtgtgtgtgtgtgtgtgtgtgtgtgtgtgtgtgtgtgtgtgcgtgtaggtctGTCAACATGAAGCTGATACTCACCATGTTCGTTGCGGCCGTCTTGCTCTCTGATGTCGAAGCAGGTCATGTCGTTCCCACGTCCCCTTCTGTCTCCCCTTCAGTTGATTTAATTTCTTTCCGTCTTAAACCATGTGGCTTtaccaaaacatttttttgtcaacctcactttgcactacaacactcaccacattttctgcaggaaatggcGGAGCAACATTAAAGGTGATGAGGTTAGACAAGGTCCTGTTGACCGGCTGCTCCTCGCTGATCTGCAGGCCGCTCGCTGGTGTTTCCTGAGGAGACCGCCAGCAGCCTCGTGGAGCTGACTCCCGCAAAGCCACTCAGCCTGGACGCCTTCACGCTCTGCCTGAGGTTCGCCACGGAGCTCAAAGGGAAGCGTGAGGTCATCCTCTTCGCCTACCGCACGCAGTATTTCGACGAACTCAACGTGTGGCGCGAGACAGACGGCAGGTGAGCTGCTGGATTCCAAATGTTCCCTGAAAAGATATGGTGTCCATGAAATCATTCCGGAACGAATGCCCTTTAGTCATGTGGAattcatttaaaaagaaacattaaacaaaaacacaagacgAAACGTAGAATAATTTTAATAAAACGTATGTAGGGGAAACATAGATTTGAGATGCATGAAATGGTTAATTGCTACAAAACAAAGAAGTTCTTCATGACATACTCAGAACATGGATTCTGACTGTAACTCTTCTATCGTTTAATTCAGTGATGACGTATTTGGCCGTGTTCAAATCAAATGTAAAGCAAATTTTAAGCAAATCTGGCAAAAATAAAATGCTAACTGGCGCATTTCCATCAACTGTTCGGGAGAGAGTAAGCGAGGCTACGAAAAGCCTAGAAAGTGGCTATCATGGTTTTTCCATCGATTAGAGTAATACTTTGGCCTCCTCATCGTTCCACATGTAGGCATACATGTTGATGCTACCAGCCTCGTTTTCAAAAGCTAGGAGAATGACCGGGAAGGCTCCGGCAATGGGAAAAGCCTAATAACAACTCAGATGTGTTGCGTAGCCTACGCGTGACTGAACGTGAAAAGGTTTCCGACTGAAACCCCAGCAGCGGTCTggggagcaaggtacgttttattactcggttttctgggaataattgacataagcagaaaccaaaaaccagccgttttttcgttacatattaatataccccccccccccccccccccccccccccccccccccccccccacgcagggGGGTAACCTacttcaatattgaatgaagtaggttactgtacactctttgtcactgtacagagtagtcaatatgatttgcttgtacagcaccttaaaaaactcactgtagcctatattcataggcacacccagcctcgctttcaatataacacgaactcgcattctgtaaacaccatcagtaaataataatatgaaaacaattttcagctgtcagaaatgtgttgtgatcacttgtattcctcatagctctcaggctgtgaggaaatcagcagctcgcgatcgcagctcctctgatgtgaacgcgcacagagcgcagagttcagagccggacaatgatgtcgtagtaaagccctcaggtctactctgcatgcattaactgtggctaaacatcaactgcactgaagtcatcataacttcagaagttctcattttcaaatgattatgaatactattattgttatttgaagctgtGTCAGTCTTGGCTGTGGGAGGTGTgatcctctgtgtctgctagcgTCTATAAtgcagtaatatttttgtcgacattatcaaacggaagaacctttattttgaagagcacagggGAACGAAGCAcattagccaataagaggacccgccctaGGGCGGAAAACAGATGGTAAATTCGTtttgttaaaggttgtataggtgatttgcttttttggccatttttgcaaaattacttgaaatccttatcataacccgcttacagccactgagttagaagtactgacatgaaaattaaacaagtcaatcatctgtggaacgggcagggctcgaaaaactccagccaatcatttccattgccaccgagttgcattggacagtaagtacgtcaatcaaacggtcgtactgcactccccctcccccgcgccccgcgcgcgaccccttcgtgcagtactcgtgacccagagctcgtgacccagagcaagctcctgtttgttgttatcctgcggtagctactggaactagttaatccacatttggacctagcagtagaagacaatttccatggcagacaagacgccaccatccccaccaccaccaccaccaccaccagcaaagagaaggaaaactctttttcagagagtaattgataataaaaacgctgaaagagaaaaactgaaatcaagaataatcctaggcgctgctttcgaacgttggcggcaactgaaggacgagaagggtctaaaaaccgatgcttgtgtggcggttgacctagtttcaaagtttataccgtttatactcggtaataccggtgtggagacgagtgtattactcggtgtgaaaatgtccacaccgcggcaaccctagtgaaaaccaggacttccaatacaattatatgaaacaaacatacattttctaaaaatagtaatgatttatgtgaccgtttaatgtttataacatctggtccaaccatagcagcgagaacgtattctcagcagggggtgctgggaaaaaaaaaaactcagcctgcactagactcgcaactcgttacattgataaaaaaagatgtatagcagcgcagctcaattacaccagtgcatgcgcggacagttgaaaatcgatcgttcacatccagctgctcacagaacaagtttagcgcaccaccgctaccctcacactttttcatataaccttttttcagcactaggtcatatgagcattaaataaatgctgcgtctcaaaatgccttggacagcagcgaggatgactcgctttgccacgggccgaaacagttcggagcgaccacagccagagcgaacacagcggggcagaggagtgtcaggaatagtctttggtgtacacatcagtacggcctatttgcactactgtttagtggcaatgcagtgttttattcgatgcctttttattttcgtatattatttcaatgaatacaatttatttattcataaaaaacggatctggtcttcaaatcttttttccaaatataggtcgtcttacaatggggtttgtgtttatattcggaccaatacggtacagcgggcgctcacatgacgttaagcatttcctggtgcataatgtgacgcttcagaacctaaaatcccgtttctcccctttgacacgacaacacataaccggcgttttcagaaatctccactttggccggagtttttagaaatgatcgttttctgtgataagacagggcctcggacagggggtgttgcagcacccccagcactcctacttcccgcggtactgggtgcaacttacagctgaatgtagtgccatgttgttaaacgaaaacctacgctagcctggctcgctctcgcgcatctctgttcgcgctcgtgcatgattgcgcgtccaggtacttggaatgggtggagtcagagtcagcgttgaaggagagggggtaggaccatttgagttgtgtattttcaaaatctgctggcgtttcgcaaatcacctacccaacctaagaaccaaaaaacggataaacgaactgaaatcttgattttcttttttttggacaaaacgaaaaaacggcaggtttttggtttctgcttatgtcaattattcccagaaaacagagtaataaaacgtaccttgctctcTGGGGTCTCCCATCACCCTTTGAgaacacacatgatcttctgagATGATACTCGTCCACATCTGTTTTCACggcgtgtgtttgttggttttttcaGGCTGTCCCTCTACCTGAGCGGACCGGGggctttctttgaggttccggAGCTTGGACCGCTGGCGAACCACGTGTGTTTGACCTGGGAGTCGCTGACGGGGCGAACCACGATGTACGTCAACGGCCGGAGTTCTGCGTCCAAGATCTATCAGAGGGGCCACAGGGTGCGGCCGGGGGGCAAGGTGATCCTGGGCCAGGACCCCGACAACTTCCTTGGAGACTTCCAGGCCGAGCAGAGTTTTGTGGGAGAGATCTTCGGGGTGAACATGTGGGACCACGTTCTGCCTTCAGTCGCAATTCAGCTGCTGTCCACTGGGGAAGATTTCTCCGATGCCAACGTCCTTGACTGGGCCACGGTGACTATTATACCCACTGGGAGCGTTGTTGAGTTTCAGAAAAGATCCCTAGATCTGAAACCCACTACCCATGCACTATTCTAATAAAGCCACCGTGCATCATGACGTTGTGTGTCTGGGGTTTGTTTGAGTGATCGTGGGCCTCGGCcgataatgtaaaaaatacatTGGGGCTACGACTGTTCATCAAATGCAATGATTAACAAATAGAAGGGCTCGACCAACTGACCAATAACAACGCCGGGGCACGAGTTTATTTTTTGCAGGGTGGTAGCGGGAAGCtcgtgaatattcatgagggaaATCATCCCTCATTGGCTGGGACTTGGCTCGCTGGGACTTTGTCAGAGGGCTTGTGAAAACAGGGCTTGTGAAAATGACGAACATCTACACCTAACCTCCAGCAGCTCCCTCTCCTCAAAGTTGTCAAGGGTCTGGCAAATGTTGCAAGCTTTTATAAATCCTGCCATTATGCTCACTACTTCTAGAAACGGAACAGAAAGGAATCTTAATGGAAATATCAAGACATGGATAGACaacaattagaaaaaaaaaacttggaaaCAATCACCAGCTGCCGAAAGCACTGCGATGCGCTATACATaacgttataaaatataataaataaatgatttacTACAGTAGCCCAGGCTGTGACACATAACAGTTTCACAGGGTCTTAGACTTAGACGAGTGAGCTAACGTTTGTAGCCTACTTACAGAAAGGTAGCTATAGAGTTGCCGTATAGTAGGTGGGTATCATGTGTCACATTATTGCTAAAATGATTCGTGTTaatttataacaacgtttaattCATTTGCCGATGCGCTATACATaacgttataaaatataataaatacaaaaaggatTTACTACAGTAGCCCCCGTGACACATAACTGTTTCACAGGGGCTTTTAGACGAGTGAGCTAACGTTTGTACTTACAGAAAGGTAGCTATAGAGTTGCCGTGTAGTAGGTGGGTATCATGTGTCACATTATTCGTGCTgatttataacaacgtttaattcatttgcgttcgtgattttcacacaagccctctgacaaagtcccagcgagccaagtcccagccaatcagggatCAGTTCCCTCATGATTCACGAGCTTCCCGCTACcaccctgcaaaaaaaaaaattcgcCGCCGGGGCTGATCGCTGGAGGCGGAGTCTAACCCTCTGGAGGCAAGGCGGGGGATTAAAGGACATCATGTCTACTGACATAGATTCACAGGGCCGGTTctcgaaagcatcgttagcctaagtggatcgtgaagtgcgtcgtacgagcatcgtacagttttcacaccgtttcccgaaagcatcgttggtgacgaacgtcgtgaaaacacttgtttttgtggcctTGAGCGTTTGGGTTTCTCGAACACCTGGGCCGCTCGTATCTCTAGAATtgacacatgatgaatggcTTCCTGTATGACCTGGACGCCTGCCTAGGAAGAGAAGGAAGCCTCTCTAATTGGTAAGGAGTCggacatatgtggcctgttggtatgaatgtgtgaattatgtcaCATGTTAAGGTGAGATGGCTTTATGCAATCCTGGAGACCAGTGCCCAGCAGCTCCCAATGccctaatcacacacacacacacacacacacacacacacacacacacacacacacacacacacacacacacacacacacacacacacacacacacacacacacacacacaaaccccccttGGACAGACCCCTCACCCCATAAAGAAAGTGTCCCAACGGGAACCCTGTCCACCTATCATGTTCAACTCTAACAATATACATTTTACATATAGGATAAAGAATTGAACACAAAACAATGAAGACGTGTTAATTCATCATTGGTCAACAAAAGGCCCCCCAGCACTTTGCTAATTCTCTCCTCCATAGAATCACATCCCATCTCAGCCACTGGCACCTTGAAGCACttaaagagagaaacagagacatagAATATGAAGAAATATTGGACTAATTACTGCCATGGGACTCAAGGAAGGAATCAACCACTATATTGTCCTTTCCTTTAATATGACCAATGTCCAGAGACAGTGGAGAAACAAGGACCACCTGAAAAGCCTCTGATCTGGACCACGCACTGAGTTCAGAAACGTCGACAGAATGTGGTCCGTGTTACGTGTACACAGGGCCATAAACCACATCAAACCACTGCAGCGACCAAAGCGAATGCTTTCTTTTCTAAAACCGAATAGTTACCCATAGGCAATACCGATGCCTATTATGTTGCAGAAAAACTCACAGGTCTCCTAATACCTAAATCCTCCTCCAACAGCGATGCTCCCGACTCACCCACGTGACTGGCATCTACCGgcggtgcacacacacacacacacacacacacacacacacacacacacacacacacacacacacacacac
Encoded here:
- the LOC115542328 gene encoding pentraxin fusion protein isoform X1 is translated as MQKQHKGYSSTITDALAHTNAGYKSLSAARIHICTSQELRSVNMKLILTMFVAAVLLSDVEAGRSLVFPEETASSLVELTPAKPLSLDAFTLCLRFATELKGKREVILFAYRTQYFDELNVWRETDGRLSLYLSGPGAFFEVPELGPLANHVCLTWESLTGRTTMYVNGRSSASKIYQRGHRVRPGGKVILGQDPDNFLGDFQAEQSFVGEIFGVNMWDHVLPSVAIQLLSTGEDFSDANVLDWATVTIIPTGSVVEFQKRSLDLKPTTHALF
- the LOC115542328 gene encoding pentraxin fusion protein isoform X2, whose translation is MKLILTMFVAAVLLSDVEAGRSLVFPEETASSLVELTPAKPLSLDAFTLCLRFATELKGKREVILFAYRTQYFDELNVWRETDGRLSLYLSGPGAFFEVPELGPLANHVCLTWESLTGRTTMYVNGRSSASKIYQRGHRVRPGGKVILGQDPDNFLGDFQAEQSFVGEIFGVNMWDHVLPSVAIQLLSTGEDFSDANVLDWATVTIIPTGSVVEFQKRSLDLKPTTHALF